A genomic window from Martelella lutilitoris includes:
- the mmsB gene encoding multiple monosaccharide ABC transporter permease → MNTPEENAGQSKPSIRSYLTLRMRDYGILLALIVIIAFFQIVTDGVLMRPVNITNLFLQNSYVIIMALGMLMIIVAGHIDLSVGSIVGFIGALAAVLIVQWNVPVIVTIFACIFAGMLIGAWQGYWVAYWKIPSFIVTLAGMLIFRGLSLWLLNGQSVGPFPSSFQLLSTGFVPDIFGVGKPNMTALAAGIIAAAAIVYLAWRARSRNVAYGIEDEPYSFFLGRNIIVAAVLVFVSWKLASFRGLPNVLVSMAILTVIYTFITESTTFGRRVYAIGGNEKAAALSGINTRRLNFIVFVNMGMLAALAGLVFAARLNIATPKAGNGFELDVIAAVFIGGASMSGGVGKIVGAVVGAFIMGIMNNGMSIMGIGIDYQQVIKGLVLLAAVVFDVYNKNKA, encoded by the coding sequence ATGAATACTCCTGAGGAAAATGCAGGCCAGAGCAAACCCTCGATTCGCTCCTACCTGACGCTGAGAATGCGCGACTACGGCATCTTGCTTGCGCTGATAGTCATTATCGCCTTCTTCCAGATCGTGACCGACGGCGTTCTGATGCGCCCGGTCAACATCACCAACCTGTTCCTGCAGAACTCCTATGTCATCATCATGGCGCTTGGCATGCTGATGATCATCGTGGCGGGGCATATCGACCTGTCCGTCGGCTCCATCGTCGGTTTCATCGGCGCGCTTGCCGCCGTGCTGATCGTGCAATGGAACGTGCCGGTCATCGTCACGATCTTCGCCTGCATCTTCGCCGGCATGCTGATCGGCGCGTGGCAGGGTTACTGGGTCGCCTACTGGAAGATCCCGTCCTTCATCGTCACGCTGGCGGGCATGCTGATCTTCCGCGGCCTGTCGCTGTGGCTCCTGAACGGCCAGTCCGTCGGTCCCTTCCCAAGCTCGTTCCAGCTCTTGTCCACGGGCTTCGTGCCGGACATTTTCGGGGTTGGAAAGCCGAACATGACGGCGCTTGCCGCCGGCATCATCGCCGCCGCCGCGATCGTCTATCTCGCCTGGCGGGCCCGTTCGCGCAATGTTGCCTACGGCATCGAGGATGAACCCTATTCCTTCTTCCTCGGCCGCAACATCATCGTCGCGGCGGTCCTGGTCTTCGTCTCGTGGAAGCTCGCTTCCTTCCGCGGCCTGCCGAACGTTCTGGTCTCCATGGCGATCCTGACGGTGATCTACACCTTCATCACCGAAAGCACGACCTTCGGCCGCCGCGTTTATGCGATCGGCGGCAATGAGAAGGCGGCAGCCCTTTCCGGCATCAACACGAGACGGCTGAATTTCATCGTCTTCGTCAACATGGGCATGCTCGCAGCCCTGGCCGGTCTCGTTTTTGCAGCCCGCCTCAACATCGCAACTCCGAAGGCCGGCAACGGCTTCGAGCTCGATGTCATCGCGGCCGTCTTCATCGGCGGCGCCTCGATGTCCGGCGGCGTCGGCAAGATCGTCGGCGCGGTTGTCGGCGCCTTCATCATGGGCATCATGAACAACGGCATGTCGATCATGGGCATCGGCATCGACTACCAGCAGGTGATCAAGGGCCTCGTCCTGCTCGCGGCCGTCGTCTTCGACGTCTACAACAAGAACAAGGCCTGA
- a CDS encoding ABC transporter permease has protein sequence MEETARSARASETRLLVSEGFRFLKVHREVTIVLAMLVAMALVGMFAPLLAGDPMAINPAMRYRPPSAEHWLGTDNLGRDVYARLIYGTRNSMAVGFAVAGITTLIGVAIGVYAGFSNLGGAIVMRLNDAMMSIPAVLLAIALASLMEQGLAAVIVAITVPEIPRMVRVVRALVLGIRRQPYLAAAVSIGTRGLPLVFRHVLPNMFGPVLVQATYACASAVITSAVLAFLGVGVSPDIPSWGGMMAAAKSMFRLHPELMLYPGLALSLLVLLVNILGDRLSDAVDPRKAKRGIL, from the coding sequence ATGGAAGAAACTGCCAGGAGCGCCCGCGCCTCCGAAACCCGGCTTCTCGTCAGCGAGGGTTTCCGTTTTCTCAAGGTCCACCGCGAAGTCACGATCGTGCTCGCGATGCTGGTTGCTATGGCCCTGGTCGGCATGTTTGCGCCGCTTCTGGCGGGCGACCCGATGGCGATCAATCCGGCCATGCGCTACCGCCCGCCGTCCGCAGAACACTGGCTCGGGACCGACAATCTCGGCCGCGACGTCTACGCGCGGCTGATCTACGGCACCCGCAATTCCATGGCCGTCGGCTTTGCCGTTGCCGGAATCACCACCCTCATCGGCGTTGCCATCGGGGTCTATGCGGGCTTTTCAAATCTCGGCGGCGCCATCGTCATGCGTCTCAACGACGCGATGATGTCGATCCCGGCCGTGCTGCTCGCCATCGCGCTCGCCTCGCTTATGGAACAGGGGCTTGCCGCCGTCATCGTCGCCATCACTGTGCCGGAGATACCGCGCATGGTGCGTGTCGTGCGCGCGCTGGTGCTCGGCATCCGCCGCCAGCCCTATCTGGCCGCCGCCGTTTCGATCGGCACGCGCGGCCTGCCGCTGGTGTTTCGCCATGTGCTGCCCAACATGTTCGGCCCGGTCCTGGTGCAGGCGACCTATGCCTGCGCCTCAGCCGTCATCACTTCTGCCGTGCTCGCCTTTCTCGGCGTCGGCGTCTCGCCGGATATTCCGAGCTGGGGCGGGATGATGGCGGCGGCAAAGTCCATGTTCCGGCTGCATCCCGAACTGATGCTCTATCCGGGGCTTGCGCTCTCGCTGCTGGTGCTGCTCGTCAACATTCTGGGCGACCGGCTTTCCGATGCGGTCGACCCGCGCAAGGCCAAAAGGGGGATATTGTGA
- a CDS encoding LacI family DNA-binding transcriptional regulator, translated as MATIKDVAKAAGVSVTTVSATINDSAPVSATLRARVNAAIAAVGYVPNPVARNLRLGRSRQIGLLVPDIAAPYAASIARSMQAALSDKGYSMFFASNGDDPARELADIARMSDHQVAGLVLFPTCLGERYAENIIPALRRPTVIIDRIIEGAPFDCVVDDNALGARLIVHHLLQLGHRDIAVIAGRTGISVSDDRLEGTRAALSEAGHPVPDNFVYTHHQREDQAFRAAQDLMSRQNRPTAIVTINTMQTRGVLQGLKSMGLKAPDDVSLISFDGLHFSAGFDPEITSLDQDIPAIAEAAAGMLIERLEAEDTTARATPPRLLRLPSRLIVRSSCRRRG; from the coding sequence ATGGCCACAATCAAGGATGTAGCGAAGGCCGCCGGCGTCTCCGTAACCACCGTTTCCGCCACGATCAATGACAGCGCGCCGGTCAGCGCAACGTTACGCGCCCGGGTCAATGCCGCGATCGCGGCCGTTGGCTACGTGCCCAATCCGGTGGCACGGAACCTGCGCCTCGGCCGCTCGCGCCAGATCGGCCTGCTCGTGCCCGACATTGCCGCGCCCTATGCGGCCAGCATTGCCCGCAGCATGCAGGCGGCGCTCTCCGACAAGGGCTATTCGATGTTCTTCGCCTCCAACGGCGACGATCCCGCACGCGAACTGGCCGATATTGCGCGCATGAGCGACCATCAGGTGGCGGGGCTGGTGCTCTTTCCCACATGCCTCGGCGAGCGCTACGCGGAAAACATCATCCCCGCGCTCAGGCGCCCGACCGTGATCATCGACCGCATCATAGAAGGCGCGCCGTTTGATTGCGTCGTTGACGACAATGCGCTTGGCGCCCGCCTGATCGTTCACCACCTTCTGCAGCTCGGCCACCGCGACATTGCCGTGATCGCGGGCCGCACCGGCATTTCGGTGTCCGACGACAGGCTGGAAGGCACCCGTGCGGCGCTCAGCGAGGCCGGACACCCGGTTCCGGACAACTTCGTCTACACCCATCATCAACGCGAGGATCAGGCCTTCCGGGCCGCGCAGGATCTGATGTCGCGGCAGAACCGGCCGACGGCGATCGTGACGATCAACACGATGCAGACCCGCGGCGTGCTGCAGGGCCTGAAGTCGATGGGGCTGAAGGCGCCGGATGACGTCTCGCTGATTTCCTTCGACGGGCTGCATTTTTCAGCCGGATTCGATCCCGAGATCACCTCGCTCGATCAGGACATTCCGGCGATCGCCGAAGCCGCCGCCGGAATGTTGATCGAGCGGCTGGAGGCCGAGGACACGACCGCCCGGGCCACGCCTCCGCGGCTCCTGCGCCTGCCGTCGCGGCTGATCGTGCGCTCGTCCTGCCGCAGGCGCGGCTGA
- a CDS encoding ABC transporter permease has product MPAYILGRLAAAIPTLLLVSVFIFLLVHLAPGDPALLIAGDNASPAQVEQIRQRLHLDQSLPAQFVIWFSDAVRLDLGASVYSGKPVTELIAQRIEPTFMLAAYTMTLTVLVAIPLGTIAAWRANGLVDRIIMAFSVAGFSVPVFATSYLLVYLFAVKARWFPVQGYKPLSDGIWATLVSLTLPSIALMLVFAALIARVTRAAVLEVLQENFVRTLKAKGMGTGRILAVHVLKTAGVPIVTVIGIGFAALIGGVVVTESVFNIPGIGRLTVDAIVRRDYPVVQGIILFFSVTLILINLIVDLSYALFDPRVRG; this is encoded by the coding sequence GTGCCGGCTTATATTCTTGGCCGACTGGCTGCGGCCATACCGACCCTGCTTCTGGTCTCGGTCTTCATCTTTCTTCTAGTGCATCTGGCGCCGGGCGACCCGGCGCTGCTGATCGCCGGCGACAATGCGAGCCCCGCCCAGGTGGAGCAGATTCGCCAGCGGCTGCATCTCGATCAGTCCCTGCCGGCGCAGTTCGTCATCTGGTTTTCCGATGCCGTCCGTCTTGATCTCGGCGCAAGCGTCTATTCGGGCAAGCCGGTGACGGAACTGATCGCCCAGCGCATCGAGCCGACCTTCATGCTTGCCGCCTATACGATGACGCTGACCGTGCTGGTCGCCATCCCGCTCGGCACGATTGCCGCGTGGAGGGCCAACGGTCTCGTTGACCGCATCATCATGGCCTTTTCGGTTGCCGGCTTCTCCGTGCCGGTCTTCGCGACGTCCTATCTGCTGGTCTATCTCTTCGCCGTGAAGGCGCGCTGGTTTCCCGTCCAGGGCTACAAGCCGCTGTCGGATGGCATATGGGCAACGCTTGTCTCGCTGACGCTGCCCTCCATTGCGCTGATGCTCGTGTTCGCCGCCCTCATCGCCCGCGTCACGCGGGCCGCCGTTCTGGAAGTGCTGCAGGAGAATTTCGTGCGCACGCTCAAGGCCAAGGGCATGGGCACCGGCCGCATTCTCGCGGTGCATGTGCTGAAGACGGCGGGCGTGCCGATCGTCACCGTCATCGGCATCGGCTTTGCCGCGCTCATCGGCGGCGTGGTGGTAACCGAAAGCGTCTTCAATATTCCGGGGATCGGCCGGCTCACCGTCGATGCGATTGTGCGCCGGGACTATCCCGTGGTGCAGGGCATCATCCTGTTCTTTTCCGTAACGCTGATCCTCATCAACCTGATCGTTGATCTGAGCTACGCATTGTTCGACCCGAGGGTGAGGGGATGA
- a CDS encoding alpha/beta fold hydrolase gives MSAGGKQPVMLIPGLQCDRRVWQLQIPFLEALGHEVIVPEEHFAAQSIAEMAEIIACRLPEKVHVAGWSMGGYILCRLLETHAERITSVAMIATSAQPENARRTVERRAAMIAARQVGMARAYRASLEACCFRPDNVPPALMDDLVAMGVDMGMDTFFSQQAAIIARKDGRSALAAYQGPVTIICGERDTVTPPELSREMHAISARSRLTMIPEAGHNAPIEQADAVNAALGAWLAEGTAERDGVRVATAP, from the coding sequence ATGAGCGCGGGAGGAAAACAGCCGGTGATGCTGATCCCCGGCCTCCAGTGCGATCGCAGGGTCTGGCAGTTGCAGATTCCGTTTCTGGAGGCGCTCGGTCATGAGGTGATCGTGCCGGAAGAGCATTTTGCGGCGCAAAGCATCGCCGAAATGGCGGAGATCATTGCCTGCCGGCTTCCGGAGAAGGTGCATGTGGCGGGCTGGTCGATGGGCGGTTATATCCTTTGCCGTCTGCTGGAGACACATGCGGAACGGATTACAAGCGTTGCGATGATCGCGACCTCGGCCCAGCCCGAGAATGCGCGCCGCACGGTGGAACGTCGCGCCGCGATGATCGCGGCTCGTCAGGTCGGCATGGCGCGAGCCTATCGAGCGAGCCTCGAAGCGTGCTGCTTCCGTCCGGACAATGTGCCGCCCGCATTGATGGACGATCTCGTGGCCATGGGCGTCGATATGGGGATGGACACATTCTTCTCCCAGCAGGCGGCCATTATCGCCCGAAAGGACGGGCGTTCCGCGCTTGCCGCCTATCAGGGCCCGGTCACCATCATCTGCGGCGAACGGGATACGGTGACGCCGCCGGAATTGTCGCGGGAAATGCATGCGATTTCGGCCCGATCGCGCCTGACCATGATCCCCGAGGCCGGCCACAACGCGCCGATCGAGCAGGCCGACGCGGTCAATGCGGCGCTTGGCGCGTGGCTCGCCGAAGGGACGGCGGAACGCGACGGGGTGCGCGTCGCAACCGCGCCATAG
- a CDS encoding ABC transporter ATP-binding protein, whose translation MNVQVKLEGVSKAYDIGKAGFFGKPRLLHAINGVDLEIRKGETLGLVGESGCGKSTLARLIMHLEKPTEGAIAFDGEDLNAVSSSRLHAARRRFQMVFQDPYASLNARMTARVILAEALKNYRYGSPAEIGARVEAVASACGLSSYHLDKYPHELSGGQCQRIGIARAIALDPEMIVADEPVSALDVSIQAQIINLILRLQQEMGLTLIFVSHDLSVVAHIADRVAVMYLGRIVELAPVHDLFAGSAHPYTRLLLSAVPRPAPQGQRERLLKGELPSPLNPPEGCHFRPRCPHATERCLSKPPLRPIGPGRLVACHHAEDLADTP comes from the coding sequence ATGAATGTGCAGGTGAAGCTTGAAGGCGTGAGCAAGGCCTATGATATCGGCAAGGCCGGGTTCTTCGGCAAACCCCGGCTTTTGCATGCGATCAACGGCGTCGACCTGGAGATCCGAAAAGGCGAGACGCTCGGCCTGGTTGGCGAGTCGGGCTGCGGAAAATCGACGCTTGCCCGGCTGATCATGCACCTGGAAAAGCCGACGGAGGGCGCAATCGCCTTTGACGGCGAAGACCTGAACGCCGTTTCGTCATCACGCCTGCATGCCGCGCGGCGGCGGTTCCAGATGGTGTTCCAGGATCCCTATGCCTCGCTCAATGCCCGGATGACGGCGCGGGTGATCCTTGCCGAGGCGCTGAAGAACTACCGCTACGGCAGTCCTGCGGAAATCGGCGCCCGCGTCGAGGCCGTGGCGTCGGCCTGCGGCTTGTCCTCCTACCACCTCGACAAATACCCGCATGAGCTTTCCGGCGGCCAGTGCCAGCGCATCGGTATCGCCCGCGCCATCGCGCTCGACCCGGAGATGATCGTGGCCGATGAGCCGGTCTCCGCGCTCGACGTCTCCATCCAGGCGCAGATCATCAACCTGATCCTCAGGCTGCAGCAGGAGATGGGCCTGACGCTGATCTTCGTCTCGCACGATCTTTCGGTGGTCGCCCACATCGCCGACCGGGTCGCCGTGATGTATCTGGGGCGGATTGTCGAACTGGCGCCGGTCCACGACCTTTTTGCCGGAAGCGCGCATCCCTATACCCGGCTGCTGTTGTCGGCCGTGCCGCGACCGGCCCCCCAGGGGCAGCGCGAGCGGCTGCTGAAGGGCGAGCTTCCAAGCCCGCTGAACCCGCCGGAGGGCTGTCATTTCCGGCCGCGCTGTCCCCATGCGACGGAGCGATGCCTTTCGAAGCCGCCGCTGAGACCGATCGGCCCGGGGCGTCTGGTTGCCTGTCACCATGCCGAAGACCTGGCGGACACGCCATGA
- a CDS encoding ABC transporter substrate-binding protein, which yields MKTSALFLAAALASAAAPAFADDSVLRLRMNGDINSVDPISTTNYTIRNASYLIYDVLFALDENFEVRPQMAESVDISDDDLVYTITLREGLTFHDGSPVTADDAVASLQRWGKVDGLGKIMFSKMDSIEAADDKTLVITMAEPWAQVLPAIGKISSNIPVIMPKRLAEQDPGNPVTEPVGSGPYRLLVDEWVPGSIAPYEKFEGYVPRDEPASMAAGGKVAGFDRIEIVNIPDTATAIDALLAGEIDWMEEVPADMLPLFEGQNEAVAEPALQSGNSLQLVVNHLNPPFDNPKIRHALQLALEQEPFMQAMNGDNTDLYEICAAVFFCNTPFESDVNTDRVLTRDVEAAKALLEEAGYDGTPVHIMHVTDIAGQDAAYSVLKPMLEEAGFVVDEQIADWATVSTRRASKEPVADGGWNLFFTGWGYVDQINPMTNVYVAGACEDGWFGWACSEELQALREQFAATSDPEEQKLLATRMQEVTHDLVPYVPLGQVYPSQGLSTDLEGYIESPVPFFWNVSRAEN from the coding sequence TTGAAGACATCCGCCTTGTTTCTGGCCGCCGCCCTGGCGTCCGCCGCCGCGCCGGCCTTTGCCGATGACAGCGTGCTTCGTCTGCGCATGAACGGCGATATCAATTCCGTCGATCCGATCTCGACGACCAACTACACCATCCGCAACGCCAGCTATCTGATCTATGACGTGCTGTTCGCGCTGGACGAGAATTTCGAAGTCCGCCCGCAGATGGCCGAGAGCGTCGATATTTCCGATGACGATCTCGTCTATACGATCACGCTGCGCGAGGGTCTGACCTTCCATGACGGCAGTCCGGTGACGGCGGATGATGCCGTGGCCTCGCTTCAGAGATGGGGCAAGGTCGACGGGCTCGGCAAGATCATGTTTTCGAAGATGGACAGCATCGAAGCCGCCGATGACAAAACGCTTGTGATCACCATGGCCGAGCCCTGGGCCCAGGTCTTGCCGGCGATCGGCAAGATTTCCTCCAATATCCCGGTGATCATGCCCAAACGGCTGGCCGAACAGGATCCGGGCAACCCGGTGACCGAACCGGTCGGCTCCGGCCCCTACCGTCTGCTGGTCGATGAATGGGTGCCGGGCTCGATCGCCCCCTACGAAAAATTCGAGGGATATGTGCCGCGAGACGAGCCGGCCTCCATGGCCGCAGGCGGAAAGGTCGCGGGCTTCGACCGTATCGAGATCGTCAACATTCCCGACACGGCGACCGCGATCGATGCGCTGCTCGCCGGCGAGATCGACTGGATGGAAGAGGTGCCGGCCGACATGCTGCCGCTGTTCGAAGGCCAGAACGAGGCGGTGGCCGAACCGGCGCTTCAGTCCGGCAATTCGCTGCAGCTGGTCGTCAACCATCTGAACCCGCCCTTCGACAACCCGAAAATCCGCCATGCGCTGCAGCTCGCGCTCGAGCAGGAGCCCTTCATGCAGGCGATGAACGGCGACAATACCGACCTCTACGAGATCTGCGCGGCCGTCTTCTTCTGCAACACGCCGTTCGAAAGCGACGTCAACACCGACCGGGTGCTGACCCGCGATGTGGAGGCGGCCAAGGCTCTGCTTGAAGAGGCCGGTTATGACGGCACGCCGGTCCACATCATGCATGTGACCGATATCGCCGGGCAGGACGCAGCCTATTCCGTGTTGAAGCCGATGCTGGAGGAAGCGGGCTTCGTCGTCGACGAGCAGATTGCCGACTGGGCGACGGTTTCCACCCGGCGCGCGTCGAAGGAGCCGGTCGCGGACGGCGGCTGGAACCTGTTCTTCACCGGCTGGGGCTATGTCGACCAGATCAACCCGATGACGAATGTCTATGTCGCCGGCGCCTGTGAGGATGGCTGGTTCGGCTGGGCCTGCTCGGAAGAACTGCAGGCGCTGCGCGAGCAGTTCGCGGCAACGAGCGATCCGGAAGAGCAGAAGCTGCTGGCCACGCGCATGCAGGAGGTCACGCATGATCTCGTGCCCTACGTTCCGCTTGGCCAGGTTTATCCGAGCCAGGGCCTTTCGACCGATCTCGAAGGCTATATCGAAAGCCCCGTTCCGTTCTTCTGGAATGTGTCGCGCGCTGAAAACTGA
- a CDS encoding ABC transporter ATP-binding protein, with product MGETFLSVDNLSLTFSGKAGIHHALTDVSFHVDRGEILSFVGESGCGKSVTAMSVMRLLPRHGVHYPSGSIVLDGEDLLQKSEREMRAIRGGRIGMIFQDPMTSFTPVHTIGMQIAETVARHRGVSKKAAMVRALEMLDLVRIPDAKNRINAYPHELSGGMRQRVMIAMALACDPELLIADEPTTALDVTVQAEILELITDLRRDLSMSVILITHDLGVVAETADRVMVMYAGRVVEEGPVPSILGGPAHGYTAGLIEALPLSGALHHRRPLKEIPGAVPRLDHRVEHCIYADRCAFATPACKTVLPEHRAVGKGHRAACLNAGDVAAALEANEIVRAWQ from the coding sequence ATGGGCGAGACCTTTCTTTCCGTCGACAATCTGTCGCTGACCTTTTCCGGCAAGGCGGGCATTCACCACGCGCTCACCGACGTCTCCTTTCATGTGGACCGCGGCGAAATCCTCTCCTTTGTCGGCGAATCGGGTTGCGGCAAGTCGGTGACGGCGATGTCGGTGATGCGGCTTCTGCCGCGCCACGGCGTGCATTATCCCTCCGGCAGCATCGTGCTCGACGGAGAAGACCTGCTGCAAAAGAGCGAGCGGGAGATGCGCGCGATCCGCGGCGGCAGGATCGGGATGATCTTTCAGGATCCGATGACATCCTTCACGCCGGTCCACACGATCGGCATGCAGATCGCCGAGACCGTCGCGCGTCACCGGGGCGTTTCGAAAAAGGCGGCGATGGTCCGGGCGCTGGAAATGCTCGATCTGGTGCGCATTCCCGATGCGAAAAACCGGATCAACGCCTATCCGCACGAGCTTTCGGGCGGCATGCGGCAAAGGGTGATGATCGCGATGGCGCTTGCCTGCGATCCGGAACTGCTGATTGCCGATGAACCGACCACCGCGCTCGACGTGACGGTGCAGGCGGAAATCCTGGAACTGATCACGGATCTGAGGCGCGATCTCTCCATGTCGGTGATCCTCATCACCCATGATCTGGGTGTCGTTGCCGAGACCGCCGACCGGGTGATGGTGATGTATGCCGGGCGCGTGGTCGAGGAGGGGCCGGTGCCGTCGATCCTCGGCGGGCCGGCCCATGGCTATACGGCCGGGCTGATCGAGGCCCTGCCGCTGTCGGGGGCTCTTCACCATCGCAGGCCGCTGAAGGAAATTCCGGGCGCCGTGCCGCGTCTCGATCATCGGGTGGAGCACTGCATCTATGCCGATCGCTGCGCCTTCGCGACGCCCGCCTGCAAAACCGTGCTGCCCGAGCATCGGGCGGTCGGGAAAGGTCACCGCGCCGCCTGCCTCAATGCCGGCGATGTCGCCGCGGCGCTTGAGGCCAATGAAATCGTGAGGGCTTGGCAATGA
- the mmsA gene encoding multiple monosaccharide ABC transporter ATP-binding protein, with the protein MTTLLEMKKITKTFPGVKALSDVDLAVEEGEIHALVGENGAGKSTLMKVLSGVYPHGSYEGEIYYAGELATFGGISDSEKKGIIIIHQELALVPQLSIAENIFLGNEVARSGVISWPDTYQKTEKLLRKVGLKDPPATLVEKIGVGKQQLVEIAKALSKDVRLLILDEPTAALSESDSAKLLSLLLELKQQGITSILISHKLNEVEQVADSITVIRDGASVADIDCHKEEVSEAKIIQAMVGRAMENRYPDRERNIGEELMSVKDWTVWHPEQTDRKVIKNVKFNVRAGEIVGIAGLMGSGRTELAMSIFGHSYGRNISGEVWLGGQQVDVSTVPKAIFAGLAYVTEDRKALGLVLDEPITKNVTLANLPGVSKYGVLNTAEETKTSEYYRKAMNIRTPTVAQRVVNLSGGNQQKVVLSKWLFTQPDVLILDEPTRGIDVGAKFEIYSLMNQLAAEGRGVVMISSEMPELLGMCDRIYVMNEGALVGELNAEEASQERIMSFIVRK; encoded by the coding sequence ATGACAACATTGCTCGAAATGAAAAAAATCACAAAGACCTTTCCGGGCGTGAAAGCGTTGAGTGATGTCGATCTCGCTGTCGAAGAAGGCGAAATCCACGCGCTTGTGGGCGAAAACGGCGCCGGCAAGTCGACGCTGATGAAGGTTCTTTCAGGCGTCTATCCGCATGGCAGCTATGAGGGCGAGATTTATTATGCCGGCGAACTGGCGACGTTCGGCGGTATCTCGGACAGCGAAAAGAAGGGCATTATCATTATCCATCAGGAACTTGCCCTGGTTCCGCAACTGTCGATCGCCGAGAATATCTTTCTCGGCAACGAGGTCGCCAGGTCCGGCGTGATCAGCTGGCCGGATACCTATCAGAAGACTGAAAAACTGTTGCGCAAGGTGGGGCTGAAGGATCCGCCCGCAACCCTCGTCGAAAAGATCGGCGTCGGCAAGCAGCAGCTTGTCGAGATCGCCAAGGCGCTGTCGAAGGACGTGCGTCTGCTGATCCTCGACGAGCCGACCGCGGCCCTTTCGGAAAGCGACAGCGCGAAGCTCCTGAGCCTGCTTCTGGAACTGAAGCAGCAGGGCATCACCTCGATCCTGATTTCCCACAAGCTGAACGAGGTCGAACAGGTCGCCGACAGCATCACCGTCATTCGCGACGGCGCTTCGGTCGCCGATATCGACTGCCACAAGGAAGAGGTCAGCGAGGCGAAGATCATCCAGGCCATGGTCGGCCGGGCGATGGAAAACCGCTACCCCGACCGCGAGCGCAACATCGGCGAGGAGCTGATGTCGGTGAAGGACTGGACCGTCTGGCATCCCGAGCAGACCGACCGCAAGGTGATCAAGAACGTCAAGTTCAATGTGCGCGCCGGCGAAATCGTCGGCATTGCGGGGCTGATGGGCTCCGGACGCACCGAACTTGCCATGAGCATTTTCGGCCACAGCTACGGCCGCAACATTTCCGGCGAGGTCTGGCTCGGCGGGCAGCAGGTCGATGTCTCGACCGTGCCGAAGGCGATCTTCGCCGGCCTTGCCTATGTGACCGAGGACCGCAAGGCGCTCGGGCTCGTGCTTGACGAGCCGATCACCAAGAACGTCACGCTCGCAAACCTTCCGGGCGTTTCGAAATACGGCGTGCTGAACACGGCGGAAGAGACCAAGACGTCGGAATACTATCGCAAGGCGATGAATATCCGCACGCCGACGGTGGCCCAGCGCGTGGTCAATCTTTCGGGCGGCAACCAGCAGAAGGTCGTTCTGTCCAAATGGCTGTTCACCCAGCCGGACGTGCTCATCCTCGATGAGCCGACCCGCGGCATCGATGTCGGCGCGAAATTCGAGATCTACAGCCTGATGAACCAGCTTGCGGCCGAAGGCCGCGGCGTGGTGATGATCTCGTCGGAAATGCCGGAACTGCTCGGCATGTGCGACCGCATCTACGTTATGAACGAGGGGGCATTGGTGGGAGAACTGAACGCCGAAGAGGCGAGCCAGGAACGCATCATGTCCTTCATTGTCAGAAAATAG